A single window of Methanomassiliicoccaceae archaeon DNA harbors:
- the purB gene encoding adenylosuccinate lyase → MIHMKELCPLDYRYGRENMKSIFYEDSRLRYQMDVESALARAHASLGTITKEDADEITRIANLDFVKPERVKEIEKETRHDVMAMIRAMTEQCSGNAGKYVHLGATSNDIVDTATALQIKAALDIVDEDVDSLIYTFAKLAKRERDTLEIGRTHAQFAIPITFGFKISGYIAEMLRHRDRLREIRPRACAGKMAGAVGTGAALGKNFFKVQEAVMKDLGLEYEPAATQVVGRDRYTELICLMANIATSLERYCTEVRNLQRSEIGEASEAFDESKQVGSSTMAHKRNPINSENVCGLARVLRGFVTPTFECQVLWHERDLSNSSAERFTIPHVFALMDEMLKKTDYIFDGLTVHSDIMLRNIESSKGLVMAEPVMMKLTEKGIGRQDAHEIVRKASMVAVDHDRQLRDVLLETEELKGVLTAREIKEVMDPAGYTGGSGEITDRMVAAAEKALGKRV, encoded by the coding sequence ATGATTCACATGAAGGAACTATGCCCTCTGGACTACAGATACGGCCGCGAGAATATGAAGTCCATATTCTACGAGGACAGCCGTCTTCGGTACCAGATGGATGTGGAGTCGGCTCTCGCAAGGGCTCACGCATCCCTCGGCACGATAACCAAAGAGGATGCTGACGAGATCACCAGGATTGCCAACCTCGATTTTGTAAAACCGGAAAGGGTCAAGGAGATCGAGAAAGAGACCAGGCACGACGTGATGGCGATGATCAGGGCCATGACGGAACAGTGCTCCGGCAACGCCGGCAAGTACGTACATCTGGGAGCCACGTCCAACGATATCGTCGACACGGCAACCGCACTTCAGATCAAGGCCGCCCTGGACATCGTCGACGAAGACGTCGATTCCCTCATCTATACATTCGCAAAGCTCGCCAAGAGGGAGAGGGACACGCTCGAGATAGGGAGGACCCACGCGCAGTTCGCGATCCCCATCACTTTCGGGTTCAAGATCTCCGGATATATCGCAGAGATGCTGAGGCACCGGGACAGGCTGAGGGAGATAAGGCCCCGCGCCTGCGCCGGAAAGATGGCTGGCGCCGTCGGGACCGGTGCGGCCCTGGGAAAGAACTTCTTCAAGGTTCAGGAGGCCGTTATGAAGGACCTCGGCCTGGAATACGAACCTGCCGCAACACAGGTCGTCGGCCGCGACAGATATACCGAGCTGATCTGCCTGATGGCGAACATCGCCACTTCGCTCGAACGGTACTGCACAGAGGTCAGGAACCTCCAGAGGTCGGAGATAGGCGAAGCGTCCGAGGCCTTTGACGAGAGCAAGCAGGTCGGAAGCTCCACCATGGCGCATAAGCGCAACCCGATCAACTCGGAGAACGTCTGCGGACTTGCGAGGGTTCTGCGTGGTTTCGTTACGCCGACCTTCGAATGCCAGGTCCTCTGGCACGAGAGGGACCTGTCGAACTCCTCTGCGGAGAGGTTCACGATACCGCACGTGTTCGCACTGATGGACGAGATGTTGAAGAAAACCGACTACATATTCGACGGACTTACCGTCCATTCAGACATAATGCTCCGCAACATAGAGTCTTCCAAGGGACTTGTGATGGCTGAGCCTGTGATGATGAAACTCACCGAGAAGGGTATCGGCAGGCAGGATGCCCACGAGATCGTCCGCAAGGCGTCGATGGTAGCCGTAGACCACGACCGCCAGCTCCGCGACGTGCTCCTCGAGACTGAAGAACTGAAAGGCGTGTTGACCGCCAGAGAGATCAAAGAGGTCATGGACCCGGCAGGATATACCGGAGGTTCCGGAGAGATCACCGACCGCATGGTCGCCGCCGCCGAGAAGGCCCTGGGCAAGAGGGTGTGA
- a CDS encoding pyridoxamine 5'-phosphate oxidase family protein produces the protein MTITGLSKEVQSAMEGQRIYALATASKDGVPNVVPVGFLFEGPDGNIWVIDNYMGKTLKNVRENPVASFYIWHDGVKESYQVKCSVKIEDSGIDYEKAVALAHERKETYPAKTLLKLTVEDVFYVTPGDHAGKKL, from the coding sequence ATGACTATAACAGGCCTCAGCAAAGAAGTTCAGAGTGCAATGGAAGGGCAGAGGATCTATGCCCTGGCGACCGCTTCCAAAGACGGTGTCCCGAACGTCGTTCCCGTAGGTTTCCTTTTCGAGGGACCGGACGGAAATATATGGGTCATCGACAACTATATGGGCAAGACCCTGAAGAACGTTCGCGAGAACCCCGTGGCCTCGTTCTACATATGGCACGACGGAGTAAAAGAAAGCTATCAGGTCAAGTGCTCTGTGAAGATAGAGGATTCCGGCATCGATTATGAGAAAGCCGTAGCGCTGGCACATGAGAGGAAGGAGACCTATCCGGCCAAAACCCTGCTTAAGCTGACTGTGGAAGACGTCTTCTACGTCACACCGGGGGACCACGCCGGGAAGAAGCTCTGA
- a CDS encoding radical SAM protein, with translation MAFYNVTYNKKHDFATVHNYGCTFRCPICSYKLRSGPNGTPGLAYPRPEKFLRPEEIEDALLSVCPSRVNFMGGEPTVSKDLPRLLAFCKSSLGATTALGHTNGSNLSLDNIDAANVGLKAWDEGCHLLLTGITKAKIYGEVRSAVGRGMDVATNMIYIPGCVETDQIEAAAEHLSNIGISKFHIMGYIPVPGQSYPRPTLREMEAACRAARKYIPDTYYSHLSPEEVISLDRNDDRFDVEVILGTDATRGVVTKADEGIPAYPVMN, from the coding sequence ATGGCATTCTATAATGTGACCTATAATAAGAAGCACGATTTTGCAACCGTACATAATTATGGGTGCACGTTCCGATGTCCTATTTGCAGCTACAAGCTCCGCAGCGGTCCCAACGGAACTCCCGGCCTCGCATATCCGAGACCCGAGAAGTTTCTGAGGCCGGAGGAGATCGAGGATGCGTTGCTTTCGGTCTGCCCGTCGCGCGTCAACTTCATGGGAGGCGAGCCCACCGTTTCCAAGGACCTGCCGAGGCTCCTCGCCTTCTGCAAGAGCTCCCTCGGAGCCACCACGGCCCTCGGGCACACCAACGGATCCAATCTCTCGTTGGATAACATAGATGCGGCCAACGTCGGCCTCAAAGCCTGGGACGAGGGCTGCCACCTGCTACTGACAGGGATTACCAAGGCGAAGATCTACGGCGAGGTCAGATCGGCCGTGGGGCGCGGAATGGACGTTGCCACCAACATGATCTACATCCCCGGATGCGTCGAGACCGATCAGATCGAGGCCGCCGCCGAGCACCTATCGAATATAGGAATATCAAAATTCCACATCATGGGCTATATCCCGGTCCCGGGCCAGTCCTATCCTAGGCCGACCCTCAGGGAGATGGAGGCCGCCTGCAGGGCGGCCAGAAAATACATTCCTGACACCTACTATTCTCATCTCTCCCCGGAGGAGGTCATATCCCTCGACAGGAACGACGACCGTTTCGACGTGGAGGTCATCCTGGGGACCGATGCCACCAGGGGAGTCGTAACGAAGGCCGATGAAGGCATTCCCGCATACCCTGTCATGAACTGA
- a CDS encoding proton-conducting transporter membrane subunit: protein MDILNVHLQDGALAAVFFVAVFVPAVAGMILGTFSKSNKVANVVASLCIVSCLAGASTYFLWRAGVDLSYTLPISSATGAYMLSIDQLSASMISFSSVIFMLIVVHVVKSTSDSGCRYSALLNVLFLACFSCMAADSVLVLLFSWEMVTLTTFLLSKNDNNEKARWLFFVIAHIGGVLLICAFLYISSVTGTQVLSEWRDLGSSLGAGTSMILILMIVLGFGSKLGLVPFHAWMPNLYASAPIHTTALLSTVCSNVAVLILIKSIFSYIGASPAMTWVAFAILALAAVTALWGAMESLVQKEPKKILAYSSMENMALVVLCISLGMIYFGESPALAKLVLIAAVLHTMNHAVFKSLMLMTIDTVEDCTGEKNIGRMGGLSKALPVLSAVAIVGVLSMAAIPPTNGFVSEWLMIQSLMGADLESKGMSLLMPLALAAVGICGMMMAASYARLYAFVFLGRPRSEGMKNPRPMKKGTILPMAILAMLCLGMGFFATVIMDVISSGIVSVTGMLPEPGYRSVMSGELLPFVLGATIVAILALLLWIFKGEKHRERSTRTWGCGGRLEDDMQYSSVGFSQPLVRVFHPFYGDTATVKESEGKDEKIVVTEFTEPFVKYLYKPLSAIILFLSEKIGKTQTGNIQTYFAYLLATLVVALLAVRLL, encoded by the coding sequence ATGGATATCCTTAACGTGCATTTGCAGGATGGGGCATTGGCAGCGGTATTCTTCGTCGCTGTATTCGTACCCGCGGTAGCGGGTATGATACTGGGCACTTTCTCGAAATCCAACAAAGTCGCCAACGTGGTGGCCAGCCTATGCATTGTTTCATGCTTGGCGGGGGCGTCGACATATTTCCTATGGCGCGCCGGGGTCGATCTCAGCTATACGCTGCCTATCTCCTCTGCCACAGGAGCGTATATGCTGTCGATCGATCAGCTTTCCGCATCCATGATATCCTTTTCGTCCGTGATATTCATGCTGATCGTGGTCCACGTTGTCAAGTCCACATCGGATTCCGGATGCAGATACAGCGCTTTGCTCAACGTACTTTTCCTTGCATGTTTTTCATGCATGGCGGCCGACAGCGTGCTGGTTCTCCTATTTTCCTGGGAAATGGTCACGCTGACGACCTTCCTCCTTTCCAAAAACGACAACAACGAAAAAGCCAGATGGCTGTTCTTCGTGATAGCCCACATAGGAGGCGTGCTCCTCATATGCGCCTTCCTTTACATCTCATCGGTCACCGGGACCCAGGTACTCTCCGAATGGAGGGACCTCGGCTCTTCCCTGGGGGCCGGAACTTCAATGATCCTGATATTGATGATCGTCCTGGGATTCGGTTCAAAGCTTGGCCTTGTGCCCTTCCACGCATGGATGCCGAATCTGTACGCTTCCGCCCCCATACATACCACCGCGCTGCTCTCCACCGTCTGCTCGAACGTGGCCGTACTGATACTCATTAAGAGCATATTCTCATACATCGGGGCCTCTCCCGCCATGACCTGGGTAGCATTTGCCATATTGGCCCTTGCCGCCGTAACGGCCCTATGGGGGGCAATGGAATCCCTGGTCCAGAAGGAGCCCAAGAAGATACTTGCATATTCCAGCATGGAGAATATGGCCCTGGTAGTCCTTTGCATATCCCTCGGGATGATATATTTCGGTGAGTCTCCGGCGCTGGCCAAGCTCGTTCTGATAGCGGCGGTCCTCCATACCATGAATCATGCCGTCTTCAAATCCCTGATGCTGATGACCATCGACACCGTCGAGGACTGCACAGGAGAGAAGAACATAGGAAGGATGGGCGGGCTCTCCAAGGCCCTTCCCGTTCTGTCCGCCGTTGCGATAGTAGGCGTGCTGTCCATGGCGGCCATACCGCCCACCAACGGGTTCGTAAGCGAATGGCTGATGATCCAATCCCTTATGGGGGCCGACCTGGAATCCAAAGGCATGAGCCTCCTTATGCCTCTCGCCCTTGCCGCCGTGGGGATATGCGGCATGATGATGGCTGCATCGTATGCACGCCTCTATGCTTTCGTGTTTCTGGGCAGGCCTCGTTCCGAGGGGATGAAGAATCCCCGCCCCATGAAGAAAGGTACCATACTCCCTATGGCGATATTGGCCATGCTCTGCCTGGGAATGGGTTTCTTCGCCACGGTTATAATGGATGTCATCTCGTCCGGAATAGTATCCGTCACGGGAATGCTTCCCGAGCCCGGGTACAGGAGCGTCATGTCCGGGGAGCTCCTGCCGTTTGTTCTGGGAGCGACAATAGTAGCGATATTGGCACTCCTGCTATGGATTTTTAAAGGGGAGAAGCACAGGGAGAGGTCGACCCGCACATGGGGTTGCGGCGGGAGACTCGAAGACGACATGCAGTATTCGTCCGTAGGATTCTCCCAGCCCCTGGTGAGGGTGTTCCATCCATTCTACGGGGATACGGCAACCGTTAAGGAGTCCGAGGGCAAAGATGAGAAGATCGTTGTAACCGAGTTCACAGAACCTTTTGTAAAGTATCTGTATAAGCCGTTATCTGCAATAATACTGTTCCTGTCGGAGAAGATAGGAAAGACCCAGACCGGTAATATCCAGACATATTTCGCGTACCTGCTGGCGACGCTCGTCGTCGCTCTCCTGGCGGTGAGACTCCTATGA